In one Vulgatibacter incomptus genomic region, the following are encoded:
- a CDS encoding HPF/RaiA family ribosome-associated protein, protein MDVEVTALGGLEFTDNLAEFCRYKIVEPLRRLYDRQGPILEIELADLYGNKGGIDKRCRITFTMPHIRTITVIEEADDIYKAVDGAATRFRRQVKRNKSWKLMRSRYPKKYFAAEQEHQMQPGVPSTPADITQEEDSLAAAEERERRESAGLPM, encoded by the coding sequence ATGGACGTCGAGGTCACGGCCCTCGGAGGACTCGAATTCACGGACAACCTGGCGGAGTTCTGCCGATACAAGATCGTCGAGCCCCTGAGGCGCCTCTACGACCGCCAGGGCCCGATCCTGGAGATCGAGCTCGCCGACCTCTACGGGAACAAGGGCGGCATCGACAAGCGGTGCCGGATCACGTTCACCATGCCGCACATCCGCACGATCACCGTGATCGAGGAGGCGGACGACATCTACAAGGCGGTGGACGGCGCGGCCACCCGCTTCCGGCGCCAGGTCAAGCGGAACAAGAGCTGGAAGCTCATGCGCTCGCGCTATCCCAAGAAGTATTTCGCCGCCGAGCAGGAGCACCAGATGCAGCCCGGCGTTCCCTCGACCCCCGCCGACATCACGCAGGAAGAGGACTCGCTGGCAGCGGCGGAGGAACGGGAGAGGCGCGAGTCGGCCGGCCTCCCGATGTAG
- a CDS encoding HPF/RaiA family ribosome-associated protein — MQFVVHGHHLELTDALKERCRQHVLERAGKLVVDSAARLEIVLADEYGSRHGRADKACSLDFRAPGIPPIHVTEVRPNMYEAIDLAADRLVEALRRGVEKRENFNRRESIKNLAVAMPLEAEPLDDVH; from the coding sequence ATGCAGTTCGTCGTACATGGACATCATCTCGAGCTGACGGACGCGCTCAAGGAGCGTTGTCGGCAGCACGTCCTGGAGCGCGCGGGAAAGCTGGTGGTCGACAGCGCCGCCCGCCTGGAGATCGTGCTCGCCGATGAGTACGGCAGCCGGCACGGTCGGGCGGACAAAGCCTGCTCGCTCGATTTCCGGGCCCCCGGGATTCCTCCGATCCACGTCACCGAGGTGCGACCCAACATGTACGAGGCGATCGACCTCGCGGCCGATCGCCTGGTCGAGGCGCTTCGCCGAGGCGTCGAGAAGCGGGAGAACTTCAACCGCCGGGAGAGCATCAAGAACCTCGCCGTCGCCATGCCCCTCGAGGCCGAGCCGCTCGACGACGTCCACTGA
- a CDS encoding polyhydroxyalkanoate synthesis regulator DNA-binding domain-containing protein yields MIDHERRVGIAPEGEVLAEHERSSGDGAADPKPTKIIKRYTNRKLYDTVESRYVTLDEIAEMVQDGAEVQIIDNRTKDDLTAVTLAQILLEQEKKTSRMPLAILRDMVRNGGGKLQTFLTDEVNPRVSAIRVEAEHAVARVLGRDAEGSAANKKGGPREQAREFVRSSRHAIDEWQRMLDERLHRTVETVVGLPSLHREVQALREKLAEVEKKLEEHRE; encoded by the coding sequence ATGATCGACCACGAGAGGCGCGTCGGAATCGCGCCCGAGGGCGAGGTCTTGGCAGAGCACGAGAGAAGCAGCGGGGACGGCGCGGCGGATCCGAAGCCGACGAAAATCATCAAGCGGTACACCAACCGCAAGCTCTACGACACCGTAGAGAGCCGCTACGTCACCCTCGACGAGATCGCCGAGATGGTGCAGGACGGTGCGGAAGTCCAGATCATCGACAACCGAACCAAGGACGACCTGACGGCGGTGACGCTCGCCCAGATCCTCCTCGAGCAGGAAAAGAAGACCTCGCGCATGCCCCTCGCGATCCTAAGGGACATGGTCCGCAACGGCGGCGGGAAGCTGCAGACCTTCCTGACGGACGAGGTCAATCCCCGCGTATCGGCGATCCGCGTCGAGGCCGAGCACGCCGTGGCCCGTGTGTTGGGCCGGGACGCCGAGGGCTCCGCCGCGAACAAGAAGGGTGGTCCGCGGGAGCAGGCGCGGGAGTTCGTCCGCTCGTCGCGCCACGCGATCGACGAGTGGCAGCGGATGTTGGACGAGAGGCTCCACCGCACGGTGGAGACCGTCGTGGGATTGCCCTCGCTGCACCGCGAGGTCCAGGCGCTTCGAGAGAAGCTGGCGGAGGTGGAGAAGAAGCTGGAAGAGCACCGAGAGTAA
- a CDS encoding SCO family protein, with protein MRWLELLTLAALLPMTAGAEDRRAPPPARGPDRRADSLYLLGGGFTDQDGKQAILAQLAGKPVLISMFYSTCKYACPLLIGDIRRIEEALEPRIRAELRVVLVTLDPERDTPDVLRKLRDVHALDPARWTFLHTDATKVRELAEVLGIHYRVAKDGAIGHSSVITLLDKEGAIAGRVEGVHQPIDLLVAKIRSEVR; from the coding sequence ATGAGGTGGCTCGAGCTCCTGACGTTGGCGGCCCTCCTCCCCATGACAGCAGGCGCCGAAGACCGCCGCGCGCCGCCCCCTGCACGCGGGCCCGACCGGAGGGCCGACTCGCTCTACCTTCTGGGAGGAGGCTTCACGGATCAAGACGGAAAACAGGCGATCCTCGCGCAGCTCGCGGGCAAGCCGGTCCTGATCAGCATGTTTTACTCGACGTGCAAGTATGCGTGTCCGCTGCTGATCGGGGACATCAGGAGGATCGAAGAAGCGCTCGAACCCAGGATTCGGGCGGAGCTGCGGGTCGTCCTCGTCACGCTGGATCCCGAGCGCGACACACCGGACGTGCTGCGCAAGCTGCGAGATGTACACGCCCTCGATCCGGCCCGCTGGACCTTCCTCCACACGGACGCAACCAAGGTTCGGGAGCTCGCCGAGGTGCTCGGGATCCACTACCGTGTCGCGAAGGACGGAGCGATCGGGCACTCCTCCGTAATCACCCTTCTCGACAAGGAGGGCGCGATCGCCGGCCGGGTCGAAGGAGTGCACCAGCCCATCGACCTGCTGGTCGCGAAGATCCGCTCCGAGGTCAGGTAG
- a CDS encoding formylglycine-generating enzyme family protein, with the protein MGATAGSAHVGAGLFVPPFPASPSEKKISVEAFELDRTPVTNADFLGFVRDNPTWRRGLTPGLFANPGYLLHWSGPLDLGSDALPDAPVTQVSWFAAKAYCESKGKRLPTESEWEYAASASACRADGRRDPEFVRELQELYAQRGRRVISAVAKSAPNYWGIYDLHGLVWEWVLDYRNTIVGADDRQDGEDAEAMRFCGAKVFAGGGTNDYPAFMRYAFRSSLDGAFTMRNLGFRCAR; encoded by the coding sequence ATGGGAGCCACCGCCGGATCGGCACACGTGGGCGCAGGCCTCTTCGTCCCACCGTTTCCGGCCTCACCCTCGGAGAAGAAGATCTCGGTCGAGGCATTCGAGCTCGACCGGACGCCTGTAACGAACGCAGACTTTCTCGGGTTCGTCCGGGACAACCCCACCTGGCGGCGAGGCCTGACACCAGGACTCTTCGCCAATCCCGGATATCTCCTGCACTGGTCCGGTCCCCTCGATCTGGGATCCGATGCGCTGCCGGACGCGCCGGTGACGCAGGTGAGCTGGTTCGCGGCGAAGGCCTACTGTGAGTCGAAGGGGAAGCGCCTTCCCACCGAGAGCGAATGGGAATACGCCGCCTCGGCGAGCGCCTGCAGGGCAGACGGACGGCGAGACCCCGAGTTCGTCCGAGAACTCCAGGAACTGTATGCGCAAAGGGGCCGACGGGTGATTTCCGCGGTCGCGAAGAGCGCGCCGAATTACTGGGGGATCTACGACCTCCACGGCCTCGTGTGGGAGTGGGTGCTCGACTACCGGAACACGATAGTAGGCGCCGACGACCGCCAGGACGGCGAAGACGCGGAGGCGATGCGCTTCTGCGGTGCGAAGGTCTTCGCCGGAGGAGGCACCAATGACTACCCTGCGTTCATGCGATATGCATTTCGCAGCTCTCTCGATGGTGCCTTCACCATGAGAAACCTGGGCTTTCGCTGCGCCAGGTAG
- a CDS encoding Rieske 2Fe-2S domain-containing protein yields the protein MKITSLGHAGFMIETEGALIVADPWLSPAGAFDSAWMQFPQNHHLASLVREKLGRTTKERFLYLSHEHKDHFDPEFLSTLEKRDVTVVVPRFRRDRMRRYLAEAGFDRQVVCRDGDSVPLAGGGSLKLFVEDSDLNRDSSLLVRADGQTFLNLNDCKIHDRLASLSATEGPIDVFTAQFSGAIWHPTCYDYDKPTYKRISTKKMFSKFEAVARAIQVLAPRCYLASAGPPCFLDPALIHLNFEEVNIFPRAPAFFQFLQRRLKDSPTRLLDTLPGDVFDLDAVGTPASSEPFTDEGFREYVQSYAERMKDLFAWRSRNLSADSLQGVLDRLQAELERKLAHLSLHDRVATPLYVQLSDLPGQILLVDFPARRIRRVTEVPATDRYSLEVGAANILAVLEGRLTWEDFMLSLRMRLSRVPDLYDPLIHGFLVVEAEDLEAFCETIRKNEARTERIEIPVGDRTYSINRFCPHQGADFSQAGACWVEGKHLVCGRHRWQFDLEAGGRCNTNTSSIRAELVRDVTASNAAEANAFAASNAAAAAASEVSATNEAVSSNGSDASGADSDDRERGDEAAPTAS from the coding sequence ATGAAGATCACGAGCCTCGGGCACGCTGGATTCATGATCGAGACGGAAGGTGCGCTCATCGTAGCCGACCCGTGGCTCTCTCCGGCCGGCGCGTTCGACTCAGCCTGGATGCAGTTTCCGCAGAATCATCACCTGGCGTCGCTGGTCCGGGAGAAACTCGGCCGGACCACGAAGGAACGCTTCCTCTACCTGAGCCACGAGCACAAGGATCACTTCGATCCAGAGTTCCTCTCGACCCTGGAGAAGAGGGACGTCACCGTGGTCGTCCCGCGCTTTCGCCGCGATCGAATGCGGCGGTACCTCGCCGAGGCCGGGTTCGATCGCCAGGTCGTCTGCCGGGACGGAGATTCTGTCCCGCTGGCGGGCGGGGGGAGCCTCAAGCTGTTCGTCGAGGACTCCGATCTCAATCGCGACTCGAGCCTCCTGGTCCGTGCAGACGGGCAGACCTTCCTCAATCTCAACGACTGCAAGATCCACGATCGGCTCGCCAGCCTCTCTGCGACCGAGGGGCCGATCGACGTCTTCACGGCTCAATTCTCGGGTGCGATCTGGCACCCCACCTGCTACGACTACGACAAGCCGACATACAAGCGCATCTCCACCAAGAAGATGTTCAGCAAGTTCGAGGCGGTGGCTCGAGCCATCCAGGTGCTGGCTCCGCGTTGCTATCTCGCGTCCGCCGGCCCCCCGTGTTTCCTGGATCCGGCGCTCATCCACCTGAACTTCGAAGAGGTCAACATCTTCCCGCGGGCGCCGGCCTTCTTTCAATTCCTTCAGCGGAGGCTCAAGGATTCGCCTACCCGTCTCCTGGATACCCTGCCGGGTGATGTCTTCGATCTGGACGCGGTGGGGACGCCCGCGTCTTCGGAGCCGTTCACCGATGAAGGGTTTCGGGAGTATGTCCAGAGCTACGCCGAACGGATGAAGGACCTCTTCGCCTGGAGGTCTCGGAACCTCTCGGCGGATTCGTTGCAGGGGGTTCTCGATCGCCTCCAGGCCGAGCTGGAGCGCAAGCTGGCCCACCTCTCGCTCCACGATCGGGTCGCGACGCCGCTCTACGTCCAACTCTCCGATCTGCCGGGGCAGATCCTGCTCGTCGACTTTCCCGCGCGTCGGATCCGCCGGGTCACGGAGGTTCCGGCGACGGACCGCTATTCGCTCGAGGTCGGAGCTGCGAACATTCTCGCCGTTCTCGAAGGTCGCCTGACCTGGGAGGATTTCATGCTCTCCCTCCGGATGCGGCTCAGCCGCGTGCCGGATCTCTACGATCCGCTGATCCACGGCTTCCTGGTCGTCGAGGCCGAGGACCTCGAAGCCTTCTGCGAGACCATCCGCAAGAACGAGGCTCGCACGGAGAGGATCGAGATCCCCGTTGGGGATCGCACCTACAGCATCAATCGATTCTGCCCACACCAGGGTGCGGATTTCAGTCAGGCGGGGGCGTGCTGGGTGGAGGGCAAGCACCTCGTCTGCGGCCGCCATCGGTGGCAGTTCGATCTCGAGGCTGGGGGACGCTGCAATACCAACACCTCGTCGATCCGCGCGGAGCTCGTGCGCGACGTCACGGCGTCGAACGCAGCGGAAGCGAACGCGTTCGCGGCATCGAACGCAGCCGCTGCGGCGGCGAGCGAGGTCTCGGCCACGAACGAGGCCGTGTCGTCGAACGGGAGCGACGCCTCCGGAGCGGATAGCGACGACCGGGAGCGCGGCGACGAGGCAGCCCCCACCGCGAGCTGA
- a CDS encoding glycosyltransferase, protein MELFPIQLLILVVIMNRYVLGWFFKLSLRGRFDRTDELLEPTVAFVIPLFNEGEGIYRTILSLLEQDYPPQKLEVVVVDDCSSDDSFAWACKAAEGRRNVTVLRNTKNVGKRRGLIRAVRQTSAEIVVSVDSDVTVDRKALRHLVARFVDPDIAAVGGRTFVRGCQASWLTRMIEVKFYFSQEWLKDLERSFRSVMCLSGCLTAYRRAVLLELESILEARRVLGVPILYGEDRFLTRQIVKAGYKTVFTPLAICHTAAPAKLQAYFSQQLRWRRSNLVDMISALSHVWRLHPVIAFHLLSLFALAVAYPVAVFNMLLNGNLWEMMTAHLSFAAVLGLVYAFKMRGIPPEQRVSAVSFLPIVLVLPVTYILFTPLALFTLDSGSWETRGSAAGASGGDRVSTPEAGAIAEPEET, encoded by the coding sequence GTGGAGCTTTTTCCCATTCAGCTTCTGATCCTGGTCGTGATCATGAACCGCTACGTGCTGGGGTGGTTCTTCAAGCTGTCCCTCCGAGGGCGCTTCGATCGGACCGACGAGCTCCTGGAGCCGACCGTCGCGTTCGTGATCCCGCTCTTCAACGAAGGAGAGGGGATCTACAGGACGATCCTGAGCCTCTTGGAGCAGGACTACCCGCCACAAAAACTGGAGGTCGTGGTCGTGGACGATTGCTCCAGCGACGACAGCTTCGCGTGGGCTTGCAAGGCGGCGGAAGGACGTCGGAACGTGACGGTCCTTCGAAATACGAAGAACGTCGGCAAGCGCAGGGGGCTCATCCGGGCCGTCCGGCAGACCTCGGCGGAGATTGTCGTCTCCGTGGACTCCGACGTCACCGTGGATCGCAAGGCGCTGCGCCACCTCGTCGCGCGCTTCGTCGACCCCGACATCGCCGCAGTCGGAGGGCGCACCTTCGTAAGGGGTTGCCAGGCGAGCTGGCTGACCCGGATGATCGAGGTGAAGTTCTATTTCTCGCAGGAGTGGCTCAAGGATCTCGAGCGCTCGTTCCGCTCGGTGATGTGTCTCTCTGGCTGCCTGACGGCGTATCGGCGTGCGGTGCTGCTCGAGCTCGAGTCGATCCTCGAGGCGCGCAGGGTCCTCGGCGTGCCGATCCTCTACGGCGAGGATCGCTTCCTGACCCGCCAGATCGTCAAGGCCGGTTACAAGACGGTCTTCACGCCTCTGGCTATCTGTCACACGGCCGCTCCCGCGAAGCTCCAAGCCTACTTCTCGCAACAGCTTCGCTGGAGGCGCTCGAACCTCGTGGACATGATCTCCGCCTTGTCGCATGTGTGGAGGCTCCATCCCGTCATCGCCTTCCACCTCCTCTCCCTCTTCGCGCTGGCGGTCGCCTATCCCGTCGCAGTCTTCAACATGCTGCTGAATGGCAACCTCTGGGAGATGATGACGGCCCACCTCTCGTTCGCCGCGGTGTTGGGCCTCGTCTATGCGTTCAAGATGAGGGGGATACCGCCGGAGCAGCGTGTCTCGGCCGTCTCCTTCCTGCCGATCGTCCTGGTGCTGCCCGTCACATACATTTTGTTCACTCCGCTCGCACTCTTCACCCTTGATTCGGGGAGCTGGGAGACGCGCGGAAGCGCCGCCGGGGCGAGCGGGGGCGATCGGGTTTCGACACCAGAAGCCGGAGCCATCGCAGAGCCGGAGGAGACATGA
- a CDS encoding galactose oxidase-like domain-containing protein, with translation MDDPSGNLDSGVEDPAVVGEWSPLQLWPIGPTHTSVVPSGDVMFFGEFSFGDNHYMWNPDTGRFTELQYAGYNIFCAGHSFLADGRLLVTGGHVASHVGFKNTIIFDPESQTWTRTPEMNDPRWYPTNTTLSNGDVLVISGETTAAGVMAETPQVYEVATDSWRDLTGARVKLPYYPRQFLAPNGMVFIAGPQPWSYYLDTGGTGSMTRVAQPNVSGRTYGPAVMYDVGKILMVGGNQPPTAAAEVIDLNVSSPRWRAVASMGTPRRQHNATVLPDGTVLVTGGSYGNSFDDKTSPVFTTELWNPVTERWTTLANVGIYRGYHSTAVLLRDGRVLVGGSRNDNTAQIYSPPYLFKGPRPTIASVETDVEANSQLSIQTPDAASIRRVALIRLGSVTHAFDQNARYVPLSFAANPGGIVADVPNYNVTPPGHYMLFLVNDQGVPSVATTVRVGPPALAPQRIRLLTPESGESLTPGAAYRVTWTAPSTTPRVNLDYSTDVGATWTKLIHSIVNRGYYDWTVPSTPASAMLLRLSDSANPALFGVSPGPFAIGGPVARMFFTAPTVGTTIPGGTDFSFAWTSPPGVPRVNYDYSIDHGAIWRKISYNNVNRSTYTWRVPDMNVDGVLMRVSSTNEPSIFGESPAFRVTGGPFAVGTPAAGVTLTAGSSYDITWTAPGSIPRVDLKYSADAGGIWKTISGKIVNSGRFTWTVFNLDSATVQVKVVDSADETQFAVSGMFTVRRP, from the coding sequence GTGGACGATCCGTCTGGCAACCTGGACTCTGGGGTCGAAGACCCGGCAGTGGTCGGCGAATGGTCACCGCTGCAGCTCTGGCCCATCGGGCCGACCCACACGAGCGTCGTGCCTTCGGGCGACGTCATGTTCTTCGGGGAGTTCTCCTTCGGAGACAACCATTACATGTGGAATCCGGACACGGGGCGGTTCACCGAGCTGCAGTACGCCGGATACAACATCTTCTGTGCGGGCCATTCGTTCCTGGCGGACGGCAGGCTCCTCGTCACGGGTGGTCACGTCGCATCGCACGTGGGGTTCAAGAACACGATTATCTTCGATCCGGAGTCGCAGACCTGGACCCGGACTCCGGAGATGAACGATCCGCGCTGGTATCCCACCAACACCACGTTGTCCAACGGCGACGTGCTCGTGATCTCGGGCGAGACGACGGCGGCCGGAGTCATGGCGGAGACGCCGCAGGTCTATGAAGTCGCGACCGACAGTTGGCGCGATCTCACAGGAGCCAGGGTCAAGCTCCCCTATTATCCACGCCAGTTCCTGGCCCCGAACGGGATGGTGTTCATCGCGGGCCCACAGCCCTGGAGCTATTACCTCGACACGGGCGGCACCGGATCGATGACGAGGGTCGCGCAGCCCAACGTGTCGGGAAGGACCTACGGTCCGGCTGTGATGTACGACGTGGGCAAGATCCTGATGGTTGGCGGAAATCAGCCTCCCACCGCGGCCGCCGAGGTGATCGATCTGAACGTTTCCAGCCCGAGATGGAGGGCAGTGGCCTCGATGGGCACGCCCCGGCGCCAGCACAATGCGACGGTCCTGCCTGATGGGACGGTCCTCGTCACCGGAGGCAGCTACGGCAACTCCTTCGACGACAAGACCTCACCGGTCTTCACGACCGAACTCTGGAATCCGGTCACCGAGCGGTGGACCACCTTGGCGAACGTGGGGATCTACCGTGGGTACCACTCGACGGCCGTCCTGCTGCGAGACGGCCGGGTCCTGGTCGGCGGGAGCCGAAACGACAACACGGCCCAGATCTACTCGCCACCCTACCTCTTCAAGGGGCCGCGTCCGACGATCGCCTCGGTCGAGACGGACGTGGAGGCCAACTCGCAGCTCTCGATCCAGACCCCGGACGCTGCGAGCATCCGGCGGGTGGCGTTGATCCGCCTGGGATCGGTGACCCACGCTTTCGATCAGAACGCCCGCTACGTGCCGCTTTCCTTCGCCGCCAACCCGGGCGGGATCGTCGCGGACGTGCCGAACTACAACGTCACGCCTCCCGGCCACTACATGCTCTTCCTGGTGAACGACCAGGGCGTGCCTTCGGTGGCGACGACGGTGAGGGTCGGTCCACCGGCCCTCGCGCCGCAGAGGATCAGGTTGCTGACCCCGGAATCGGGCGAGAGCCTCACGCCAGGAGCGGCCTACCGGGTCACTTGGACAGCCCCTTCGACGACACCAAGGGTGAACCTCGATTATTCGACCGATGTCGGAGCGACCTGGACGAAGCTGATCCACTCCATCGTCAACCGTGGGTACTACGACTGGACCGTTCCGAGCACGCCCGCCTCCGCCATGCTGCTGAGGCTCTCTGACTCCGCCAATCCGGCTCTGTTCGGGGTCAGTCCGGGGCCGTTCGCCATCGGTGGGCCGGTGGCCCGGATGTTCTTCACGGCGCCCACCGTCGGTACGACGATCCCCGGGGGCACCGATTTCTCATTCGCGTGGACGTCGCCCCCTGGAGTCCCGAGGGTGAACTACGACTATTCCATCGACCATGGCGCGATCTGGAGGAAGATTTCGTACAACAACGTGAACCGGAGCACCTACACCTGGAGGGTTCCGGACATGAACGTCGACGGCGTGCTGATGCGGGTGAGCTCGACGAACGAACCGTCGATTTTCGGGGAGAGCCCGGCGTTCAGGGTCACGGGCGGACCCTTCGCAGTCGGAACGCCCGCCGCAGGTGTGACGCTGACCGCGGGATCGTCGTACGACATCACCTGGACTGCCCCCGGCTCGATCCCTCGGGTCGACCTGAAGTACTCCGCCGACGCGGGAGGGATCTGGAAGACGATCTCGGGGAAGATCGTCAACTCGGGACGGTTCACCTGGACGGTCTTCAACCTCGACTCGGCCACGGTTCAGGTGAAGGTGGTCGACTCGGCCGACGAGACGCAATTCGCTGTATCGGGGATGTTCACAGTCCGGAGGCCCTGA
- a CDS encoding zinc-ribbon domain-containing protein: protein MIVTCTKCKSRYRFPADKVSKAGVRARCSRCSAVVVVLPDGRTEADPSPALAKHAAPAGPVHQPPPPPPPPPPLPSQTELPPEIPGEVAGPWMDAGLPEPAPQRAGSWREIELDAGDPEPAPAFGGSWSEVEMAAGLPVPAVPAPDVAPEEDPFSLLATGPEESPWEGFSFEEAPRSPAAPEPAVVPEEAPFASMPPIAAAPPPSATIRRPSDAAAKREPRRHEAKAWGWLQAIAFAGLLALAVVAGLGILSPGLGVDAGHDPVEVVADSLAMGLYPSASADGANRVYVVGLVRFDGERPAGKRVHVEAELRDRAGRTFAKAEGWAGGAAEQNAEAGDPAPALLESLPNGDDRFVVVFPTSSVPSGPIRARAVATLVDAAELPRVGDL from the coding sequence GTGATCGTTACCTGCACGAAATGCAAGAGCCGCTACCGCTTTCCCGCGGACAAGGTGTCGAAGGCGGGCGTGCGCGCCCGATGCTCCCGCTGCTCCGCGGTGGTCGTGGTGCTGCCCGATGGCCGGACGGAGGCCGATCCTTCGCCGGCCCTCGCGAAGCACGCCGCGCCGGCCGGGCCCGTGCACCAGCCTCCACCGCCTCCGCCGCCTCCGCCGCCCCTGCCGTCGCAGACGGAGCTCCCGCCTGAGATCCCCGGCGAGGTCGCCGGGCCCTGGATGGATGCCGGCCTTCCCGAGCCGGCCCCTCAGCGCGCCGGGTCCTGGCGCGAGATCGAGCTGGACGCCGGCGATCCCGAGCCGGCTCCCGCGTTCGGCGGGTCCTGGAGCGAGGTCGAGATGGCCGCGGGCCTCCCAGTACCTGCCGTGCCGGCGCCCGACGTTGCGCCGGAAGAGGATCCCTTCTCCCTCCTGGCGACCGGTCCGGAGGAGTCGCCCTGGGAGGGCTTCAGCTTCGAGGAGGCTCCACGCAGTCCGGCGGCTCCCGAGCCGGCAGTGGTGCCGGAAGAGGCTCCGTTCGCTTCGATGCCGCCCATCGCGGCAGCGCCGCCGCCGTCCGCCACGATTCGACGTCCATCGGACGCCGCCGCCAAGAGGGAACCCAGGCGCCACGAGGCCAAGGCGTGGGGCTGGCTCCAGGCCATCGCCTTCGCCGGGCTCCTCGCGCTGGCCGTCGTAGCAGGGCTCGGCATCCTTTCGCCGGGCCTCGGCGTCGACGCGGGCCACGACCCGGTGGAAGTCGTCGCCGATTCGCTCGCGATGGGCCTCTATCCGTCCGCCAGCGCCGATGGGGCGAATCGGGTCTACGTCGTCGGCCTCGTCCGCTTCGACGGCGAGAGGCCCGCGGGGAAGCGGGTCCACGTGGAAGCCGAGCTGCGCGATCGGGCAGGGCGGACGTTCGCGAAAGCGGAGGGCTGGGCGGGCGGCGCCGCAGAACAGAACGCCGAGGCGGGCGATCCCGCCCCTGCGCTCCTCGAGAGCCTGCCGAACGGCGACGATCGCTTCGTCGTGGTCTTCCCGACCTCGAGCGTGCCGTCAGGCCCCATCAGGGCCCGGGCCGTCGCCACCCTCGTCGACGCCGCCGAGCTGCCGCGCGTCGGCGACCTCTAG
- a CDS encoding twin-arginine translocase TatA/TatE family subunit, translated as MVLPNLGELLIIGFVVFLIFGAVKVPALGEAIGVRLSRSRSPRKDDRREG; from the coding sequence ATGGTGCTTCCCAATCTCGGTGAGCTGCTCATCATCGGTTTCGTGGTCTTCCTGATCTTCGGAGCCGTCAAGGTACCGGCGCTCGGCGAAGCGATCGGGGTGCGCCTGTCGCGGAGCCGGTCGCCCCGGAAGGACGATCGCCGCGAAGGTTGA
- a CDS encoding glycerophosphodiester phosphodiesterase gives MIYAHRGASAMQPENTCAAFALASRQGADGIECDVMRARTGELVVCHDERLDRLAGLSAEVRDLSLEELRQVKVLADRFAGTAETVPTLEEAVGSAGPDLVWNVELKVDRDEEAEPLARAAVRELERLPLAGRVIVSSFHPLALLTVRKEAPSLPTAYLWEGRGAVWHALWGKLCGSAALHPEASLVTEPRMRAWHGSGKLVNVWTVDDPDELRRLSSLGVDGVITNRPDVALEVLRGGGSARSGRRRRT, from the coding sequence ATGATCTACGCCCACCGGGGCGCGAGCGCGATGCAGCCGGAGAACACCTGCGCCGCCTTTGCCCTCGCTTCCCGTCAGGGCGCCGACGGGATCGAGTGCGACGTGATGCGTGCCCGAACCGGCGAGCTCGTGGTCTGCCACGACGAGCGCCTCGATCGCCTGGCAGGCCTTTCCGCCGAGGTGCGCGATCTCTCCCTGGAGGAGCTCAGGCAGGTGAAGGTGCTGGCAGACCGCTTCGCCGGAACGGCGGAGACGGTGCCGACCCTCGAGGAGGCGGTCGGGTCGGCGGGCCCGGACCTCGTCTGGAACGTGGAGCTCAAGGTCGACCGGGACGAGGAGGCGGAGCCCCTCGCCCGAGCGGCGGTGAGGGAGCTCGAGCGCCTCCCGCTCGCCGGTCGAGTGATCGTGAGCTCCTTCCACCCCCTCGCCCTCCTCACGGTTCGCAAGGAGGCGCCGAGCCTGCCCACCGCGTACCTGTGGGAAGGCCGGGGCGCGGTCTGGCATGCGCTCTGGGGCAAGCTCTGCGGATCGGCCGCCCTCCACCCCGAGGCCTCGCTGGTGACGGAGCCTCGGATGCGAGCGTGGCATGGCTCGGGCAAGCTCGTGAACGTCTGGACCGTCGACGATCCGGACGAGCTGCGGCGCCTGTCGAGCCTCGGCGTCGACGGCGTGATCACGAATCGGCCCGACGTCGCGCTCGAGGTCCTTAGAGGAGGCGGATCGGCGCGAAGCGGGCGGCGTCGCAGGACGTGA